A region from the Lycium barbarum isolate Lr01 chromosome 8, ASM1917538v2, whole genome shotgun sequence genome encodes:
- the LOC132606710 gene encoding uncharacterized protein LOC132606710 isoform X1: MRMEASGANSDAHRGISSSSSNNIGNSRRHGVQLSAANLLRSPLSTLLEYSGILRTRSSNSESDSLINSGVTSSYRDQFQPRVDDAGASPASAGGSGEVSIRIIGAGEQDGPLREADGQNDVLGRPISRSGSAASVGALESQTGDRGAGDGVSQQVNGNADTGPTDANNREPSYQRYDIQQAARWIEQIIPFSLLLLIVFIRQHLQGFFVTILIAAVMFKSNDIVKKQTALKGERRISVLVGVCLLFGGYVIGFYWWYRNEDLLSPLLMLPPKAIPPFWHAIFMIMVNDTLVRQAAMIFKCLLLMYYKNSRGRNYRKQGQLLTLVEYLLLLYRALLPAPVWYRFFLNKEYGSLFSSLMTGLYLTFKLTSVVEKVQSFFTALKALSRKEIHYGVYATSEQVNAAGDLCAICQEKMHTPILLRCKHIFCEDCVSEWFERERTCPLCRSLVKPADLKSFGDGSTSLFFQLF; encoded by the exons ATGCGAATGGAAGCGTCCGGTGCAAATTCGGACGCACACAGAGGTATTTCTTCATCGAGTAGTAACAATATTGGTAATTCTAGAAGGCATGGAGTACAATTATCTGCTGCTAATTTATTGCGTTCGCCATTATCCACGCTGTTGGAATATTCTGGAATTCTAAGGACAAGATCAAGTAATTCAGAATCGGATAGTTTGATAAACAGTGGGGTCACTTCTAGCTACCGCGATCAATTTCAGCCCCGCGTGGATGATGCTGGGGCATCACCAGCTTCTGCCGGTGGCTCCGGTGAAGTTTCCATTCGGATTATCGGTGCTGGCGAGCAGGATGGGCCACTGAGGGAAGCGGATGGGCAAAATGATGTTTTGGGGAGGCCAATTTCGAGGTCGGGGTCTGCAGCTTCGGTGGGAGCATTGGAGAGTCAAACGGGTGATAGAGGGGCGGGAGATGGAGTCTCGCAGCAGGTGAATGGAAACGCTGATACAGGGCCTACAGATGCTAATAATAGGGAGCCTTCTTACCAAAGATACGATATACAACAAGCTGCAAGGTGGATCGAGCAAATTATTCCGTTCTCTTTGCTTTTGTTGATTGTTTTCATTCGACAGCATTTGCAAG GTTTTTTTGTTACAATTTTGATTGCGGCTGTCATGTTCAAGTCAAATGATATTGTAAAGAAGCAGACTGCACTTAAG GGTGAGAGGAGAATCTCTGTTCTGGTCGGCGTATGTCTTTTGTTCGGCGGTTATGTAATTGGGTTTTATTGGTGGTACCGTAATGAAGATCTTTTGTCTCCGTTGCTGATGCTTCCACCAAAGGCCATACCTCCTTTTTGGCATGCCATCTTCATGATCATGGTGAACG ATACTTTGGTCCGCCAAGCAGCAATGATCTTCAAATGTCTTCTTCTGATGTATTACAAGAATAGCAGGGGCCGTAACTACCGTAAGCAG GGTCAATTGTTAACTTTGGTTGAGTACCTTCTACTGCTATATCGCGCTTTGCTCCCAGCTCCAGTTTGGTATCGTTTCTTTTTGAacaaggaatatggaagcctctTTTCATCATTAATGACGGGGCTGTATTTAACTTTCAAGCTTACTTCTGTTGTCGAGaag GTCCAATCCTTCTTTACAGCTTTGAAAGCACTGTCACGTAAGGAGATTCATTATGGAGTATATGCGACTTCTGAACAG GTCAATGCTGCTGGGGATCTCTGTGCTATTTGCCAGGAGAAAATGCATACGCCAATCTTACTACGTTGTAAACATATATTCTGCGAAGACTGTGTGTCTGAATG GTTTGAGAGGGAAAGGACGTGCCCTCTGTGCAGGTCTTTAGTAAAACCTGCCGATCTAAAATCTTTTGGTGATGGTTCAACTAGTCTCTTTTTCCAATTATTCTAA
- the LOC132606710 gene encoding uncharacterized protein LOC132606710 isoform X2, with protein sequence MRMEASGANSDAHRGISSSSSNNIGNSRRHGVQLSAANLLRSPLSTLLEYSGILRTRSSNSESDSLINSGVTSSYRDQFQPRVDDAGASPASAGGSGEVSIRIIGAGEQDGPLREADGQNDVLGRPISRSGSAASVGALESQTGDRGAGDGVSQQVNGNADTGPTDANNREPSYQRYDIQQAARWIEQIIPFSLLLLIVFIRQHLQGFFVTILIAAVMFKSNDIVKKQTALKGERRISVLVGVCLLFGGYVIGFYWWYRNEDLLSPLLMLPPKAIPPFWHAIFMIMVNDTLVRQAAMIFKCLLLMYYKNSRGRNYRKQGQLLTLVEYLLLLYRALLPAPVWYRFFLNKEYGSLFSSLMTGLYLTFKLTSVVEKVQSFFTALKALSRKEIHYGVYATSEQGVGEVPFCSRMEKRRSSSCLALYLFYGQAATYSSVP encoded by the exons ATGCGAATGGAAGCGTCCGGTGCAAATTCGGACGCACACAGAGGTATTTCTTCATCGAGTAGTAACAATATTGGTAATTCTAGAAGGCATGGAGTACAATTATCTGCTGCTAATTTATTGCGTTCGCCATTATCCACGCTGTTGGAATATTCTGGAATTCTAAGGACAAGATCAAGTAATTCAGAATCGGATAGTTTGATAAACAGTGGGGTCACTTCTAGCTACCGCGATCAATTTCAGCCCCGCGTGGATGATGCTGGGGCATCACCAGCTTCTGCCGGTGGCTCCGGTGAAGTTTCCATTCGGATTATCGGTGCTGGCGAGCAGGATGGGCCACTGAGGGAAGCGGATGGGCAAAATGATGTTTTGGGGAGGCCAATTTCGAGGTCGGGGTCTGCAGCTTCGGTGGGAGCATTGGAGAGTCAAACGGGTGATAGAGGGGCGGGAGATGGAGTCTCGCAGCAGGTGAATGGAAACGCTGATACAGGGCCTACAGATGCTAATAATAGGGAGCCTTCTTACCAAAGATACGATATACAACAAGCTGCAAGGTGGATCGAGCAAATTATTCCGTTCTCTTTGCTTTTGTTGATTGTTTTCATTCGACAGCATTTGCAAG GTTTTTTTGTTACAATTTTGATTGCGGCTGTCATGTTCAAGTCAAATGATATTGTAAAGAAGCAGACTGCACTTAAG GGTGAGAGGAGAATCTCTGTTCTGGTCGGCGTATGTCTTTTGTTCGGCGGTTATGTAATTGGGTTTTATTGGTGGTACCGTAATGAAGATCTTTTGTCTCCGTTGCTGATGCTTCCACCAAAGGCCATACCTCCTTTTTGGCATGCCATCTTCATGATCATGGTGAACG ATACTTTGGTCCGCCAAGCAGCAATGATCTTCAAATGTCTTCTTCTGATGTATTACAAGAATAGCAGGGGCCGTAACTACCGTAAGCAG GGTCAATTGTTAACTTTGGTTGAGTACCTTCTACTGCTATATCGCGCTTTGCTCCCAGCTCCAGTTTGGTATCGTTTCTTTTTGAacaaggaatatggaagcctctTTTCATCATTAATGACGGGGCTGTATTTAACTTTCAAGCTTACTTCTGTTGTCGAGaag GTCCAATCCTTCTTTACAGCTTTGAAAGCACTGTCACGTAAGGAGATTCATTATGGAGTATATGCGACTTCTGAACAG GGTGTTGGAGAAGTTCCCTTCTGTTCTAGaatggaaaaaagaagaagcagttCATGCCTTGCTCTCTATCTTTTTTATGGGCAGGCAGCCACATATTCTAGTGTGCCCTAA